In the genome of Rhizobium etli 8C-3, one region contains:
- a CDS encoding GNAT family N-acetyltransferase, which translates to MAIVIEPIAVRHIESYHQALDVVSRERRYLTFLEAPPLEGTREFVLDMIENKHPQFVAVRDGEVVGWCDIRRHSFPSHAHRGSLGMGIISAHRGQGIGSRLMETTLKQAREYNIIRVELSVHADNARAIRLYEKAGFVSEGVSKDAVRIDGRYIDVVNMALIFSEA; encoded by the coding sequence ATGGCTATCGTGATCGAACCGATCGCCGTGCGACACATCGAGAGCTATCACCAGGCTCTCGACGTTGTTTCGCGTGAGCGAAGGTATCTCACCTTCCTTGAGGCTCCTCCGCTCGAAGGCACACGGGAATTCGTGCTCGACATGATCGAGAACAAGCATCCGCAATTTGTCGCCGTGAGGGACGGTGAAGTCGTGGGGTGGTGCGATATCCGGCGACATTCCTTTCCGTCGCATGCCCACCGGGGATCGCTCGGCATGGGCATCATCTCTGCCCATCGCGGACAGGGCATCGGCTCGCGCCTCATGGAGACAACGCTCAAGCAGGCAAGGGAATACAACATCATACGGGTGGAGCTCAGCGTCCATGCCGACAACGCCCGCGCAATCCGTCTTTACGAGAAGGCTGGCTTCGTCAGCGAGGGCGTGAGCAAGGACGCCGTTCGGATCGACGGCCGCTATATCGACGTCGTCAACATGGCTTTGATCTTCAGCGAGGCTTGA
- a CDS encoding adenylate/guanylate cyclase domain-containing protein, which yields MIAVADTGRKIRQPGWPFSSRPVRLAVLVLLTLIAISLLSRLPAWSLLELRSFDYLSTVDDPLPPADAPVIVAIDEPSLAEINEQWPWPRSLHARLIRQLRAAGAKTIGLDIIMAEQSSREDDAAITAAVGPDIVLAGDETLIQTPQADQLIRATPMPQLTEAGARTGIASIDLGGDGVFRTIPPYQDGFAITLAQAAGTAPGRLPANALIQSFGPSRSYPTVSYYQALDPENFLPKDFFKDRVVLVGLSLQNAPEIDKGGADAFATPYTVHTGRLIAGVEIQATIYDNIVHRYSIELARLPVVAFAILIAAILAAATVWKSTGWPTSAATVVFIGVAAALSYAGIRFGNLFVSPLGPVVAYVSVAFGQAAFDFAEERRKKKQITLAFSQYISPDLVKRLSEDPSQLKLGGERRTLSVLFSDVRGFTTIAETLKDDPEQLTGLINRLLTPLSDVVMDHAGTIDKYMGDCIMAFWNAPLDDADHALHAVAASLAMQEAIASLNRQLEKEARINGTPLHALKMGVGINTGECVVGNMGSHRRFDYSCLGDAVNLASRLEGVSKNYGVALLLGEQTAKLVADTYTVAELDRVMVKGKTLPTPVFTVLHHADAASLAAHQAFVEMKYAGRLSPNDPVFDTLPQAIPELAAYYQIVRSDVSGTEG from the coding sequence ATGATCGCGGTCGCAGATACCGGGCGCAAAATACGCCAACCAGGCTGGCCGTTCAGCAGCCGACCGGTGCGGCTGGCGGTTCTGGTGCTTTTGACGCTGATTGCCATTTCGCTGCTATCGCGTCTGCCGGCCTGGTCGCTGCTGGAACTGCGGAGCTTCGATTATCTTTCGACCGTCGACGATCCGCTGCCGCCTGCTGATGCGCCGGTGATCGTGGCGATCGACGAGCCGTCGCTTGCGGAGATCAACGAGCAATGGCCCTGGCCGCGCAGCCTGCATGCCCGGCTGATCCGGCAGCTGCGCGCAGCGGGCGCCAAGACAATCGGCCTCGATATCATCATGGCCGAACAGTCTTCGCGAGAGGACGATGCCGCAATAACTGCGGCCGTTGGGCCGGACATTGTGCTTGCCGGCGACGAAACGCTGATCCAGACGCCGCAGGCCGACCAGTTGATCCGCGCCACGCCGATGCCGCAACTGACGGAAGCCGGCGCGAGAACCGGCATCGCTTCGATCGATCTCGGCGGCGACGGCGTCTTCCGCACCATCCCGCCCTATCAGGACGGCTTTGCCATCACCCTTGCGCAGGCAGCCGGGACGGCACCGGGCCGCCTGCCCGCCAACGCGCTCATTCAGTCATTCGGACCATCACGAAGTTACCCGACGGTTTCTTATTATCAGGCGCTGGACCCAGAGAACTTTCTGCCGAAGGATTTCTTCAAGGACCGCGTGGTACTCGTCGGGCTCAGCCTGCAGAATGCGCCGGAAATCGACAAAGGCGGTGCAGATGCCTTTGCCACGCCTTACACGGTCCATACCGGCAGACTGATCGCCGGCGTCGAAATCCAGGCGACGATCTATGACAACATCGTGCACCGTTATTCGATCGAGCTGGCGCGCCTTCCAGTGGTTGCCTTCGCCATTCTGATCGCCGCCATCCTCGCTGCAGCGACCGTCTGGAAATCCACGGGCTGGCCGACATCCGCCGCCACGGTTGTCTTCATCGGTGTCGCGGCGGCGCTGAGCTATGCCGGCATCCGCTTCGGCAATCTGTTCGTCTCGCCGCTGGGGCCGGTCGTAGCTTATGTGTCGGTCGCCTTCGGCCAGGCGGCATTCGATTTTGCCGAAGAGCGACGCAAGAAGAAGCAGATCACTCTCGCCTTCTCGCAATATATATCGCCCGATCTCGTCAAACGGCTTTCCGAGGATCCATCACAGCTGAAGCTCGGCGGCGAGCGGCGGACGCTATCGGTCCTGTTTTCGGACGTGCGCGGTTTCACGACGATTGCCGAAACGCTGAAGGACGATCCGGAGCAGCTCACCGGCCTCATCAACCGCCTCCTGACACCGCTTTCCGATGTCGTGATGGATCACGCCGGGACGATCGACAAGTATATGGGCGATTGCATCATGGCCTTCTGGAACGCGCCCCTCGACGATGCGGATCATGCGCTGCATGCCGTTGCGGCCTCGCTCGCGATGCAAGAAGCGATCGCAAGCCTGAACAGGCAGCTCGAGAAGGAGGCCAGGATAAACGGAACGCCGCTGCATGCGCTGAAAATGGGCGTCGGCATCAATACCGGCGAGTGCGTTGTAGGCAACATGGGCTCGCACCGGCGTTTCGATTATTCCTGTCTCGGGGACGCGGTCAATCTCGCCTCGCGCCTGGAGGGAGTCTCGAAAAATTATGGTGTCGCTCTGCTTCTCGGCGAGCAGACTGCAAAGCTTGTGGCAGACACCTATACCGTCGCCGAGCTCGACCGTGTCATGGTCAAAGGCAAGACGCTCCCCACGCCGGTTTTCACGGTGCTGCATCACGCAGATGCCGCGTCGCTGGCAGCGCACCAGGCTTTCGTCGAAATGAAATATGCGGGCAGGCTTTCGCCGAACGATCCCGTATTCGATACGCTGCCGCAGGCGATCCCCGAACTTGCGGCCTATTATCAGATCGTCCGCAGCGATGTCTCGGGCACGGAAGGATAA
- a CDS encoding gamma carbonic anhydrase family protein encodes MPVYTLGGLSPKLPPSGLYWIAPDAHVIGQTELGEGVGIWFGAVLRGDNETVTVGSNTNIQEGAMLHTDPGFPVTIGQGCTIGHHAIVHGCTIGDNSLIGMGATVLNGAKIGNNCLVGANALVTEGKAFPDGSLIVGSPARAIRTLDEKAIEGLRRSAEKYVANWQRFARDLKRID; translated from the coding sequence ATGCCCGTTTACACGCTTGGGGGATTGTCGCCGAAATTGCCGCCGAGCGGGCTCTACTGGATTGCGCCTGACGCGCATGTAATCGGGCAGACGGAGCTTGGCGAAGGCGTCGGCATCTGGTTCGGGGCCGTGCTTCGCGGCGACAACGAGACGGTCACCGTCGGCAGCAACACCAATATCCAGGAAGGCGCGATGCTTCACACCGATCCGGGCTTTCCGGTGACGATCGGCCAAGGCTGCACCATCGGTCATCACGCGATCGTCCACGGCTGCACGATCGGCGACAATTCACTGATCGGCATGGGCGCAACCGTCTTGAACGGCGCGAAGATCGGAAACAACTGCCTTGTCGGTGCCAATGCCCTGGTGACGGAAGGCAAGGCATTTCCCGACGGTTCACTGATCGTCGGCTCGCCTGCCCGCGCGATACGGACACTCGATGAAAAGGCGATAGAGGGGCTCAGGCGCTCGGCGGAAAAATATGTCGCCAACTGGCAGCGCTTCGCCCGCGACTTGAAGCGGATCGACTAG
- a CDS encoding fumarylacetoacetate hydrolase family protein, with the protein MSARSPATVIPLPQPVLLPIEGSSDVFPVRRVYCVGRNYADHAIEMGHDPSREPPFFFQKNADNLLPPGKPFPYPSLSTDVHYEAECVIVLKSGGGNIPLSSALDCIYGYGVGIDFTRRDLQAEAKKLGRPWEVAKAFEYSAPVSAIVPASRLGHPEAGRIWLDHNGKRVQDGDMKQMIWKMPEIIAELSKLFVLAPGDVIMTGTPAGVGAVEKGDRVECGIDGIATLAVTVA; encoded by the coding sequence ATGTCAGCAAGAAGCCCCGCTACCGTCATTCCGCTTCCGCAGCCGGTTCTACTTCCCATCGAAGGCAGCAGCGACGTCTTTCCGGTACGCCGCGTCTATTGCGTCGGGCGCAACTATGCCGATCACGCAATCGAGATGGGGCACGACCCGAGCCGCGAGCCGCCGTTCTTCTTTCAAAAAAACGCTGACAACCTGCTGCCTCCCGGCAAGCCATTCCCCTATCCGTCCCTTTCCACTGATGTGCATTACGAGGCAGAATGCGTGATTGTGCTGAAATCCGGCGGCGGGAACATTCCCCTCAGCAGCGCGCTTGACTGCATCTATGGCTATGGCGTCGGCATCGATTTCACCCGCCGCGATCTGCAGGCCGAGGCAAAGAAGCTCGGCCGTCCCTGGGAAGTGGCAAAGGCCTTTGAATACTCGGCACCGGTTTCGGCAATCGTACCTGCAAGCCGCCTCGGCCATCCGGAGGCGGGCCGCATCTGGCTCGACCACAACGGCAAGCGCGTTCAGGACGGCGACATGAAGCAGATGATCTGGAAGATGCCGGAAATCATCGCTGAGCTCTCCAAGCTCTTCGTCCTGGCGCCCGGTGACGTCATCATGACCGGCACGCCGGCCGGTGTCGGCGCCGTCGAGAAAGGCGATCGCGTCGAATGCGGCATTGATGGTATCGCGACGCTTGCCGTAACAGTCGCCTGA
- the znuC gene encoding zinc ABC transporter ATP-binding protein ZnuC, whose protein sequence is MLSPANPASEPLVSLHNVGVRRDGRWLVRGVDFSISRGEIVTLIGPNGSGKSTSAKAAIGILKPDEGKVERASSLKVGYVPQKLAIDWTLPLTVRRLMTLTGSLPEGEMMAALEAAGMAHMLNAEVQHLSGGEFQRALMARAIARKPDLLVLDEPVQGVDFSGEIALYDLIKQIRNSTGCGILLISHDLHVVMAETDTVICLNGHVCCRGTPETVSQSPEYVRLFGTRAAKTLAVYSHHHDHTHLPDGRVLHSDGSVTDHCHPDDGHHHDHDHFDDERHHHAGERHA, encoded by the coding sequence ATGTTATCTCCCGCAAACCCTGCTTCGGAGCCGCTGGTCTCTCTCCACAATGTGGGTGTCCGGCGGGATGGCCGCTGGCTCGTCCGGGGCGTGGATTTTTCGATTTCACGCGGCGAGATCGTCACCCTGATCGGCCCGAACGGCTCCGGAAAATCGACAAGCGCCAAGGCGGCGATCGGCATTTTGAAGCCAGATGAGGGCAAGGTGGAGCGAGCAAGCAGCCTCAAGGTCGGCTACGTGCCGCAGAAGCTTGCGATCGACTGGACGCTGCCGCTCACCGTCCGGCGCCTCATGACACTGACCGGCTCGCTTCCCGAAGGCGAGATGATGGCCGCGCTCGAGGCCGCCGGCATGGCTCATATGCTGAATGCCGAGGTGCAGCACCTTTCCGGCGGCGAGTTCCAGCGGGCGCTGATGGCGCGTGCCATCGCCCGCAAGCCCGATCTGCTCGTGCTGGATGAACCGGTTCAGGGCGTCGATTTCTCCGGCGAGATCGCGCTATACGATCTCATCAAGCAGATCCGTAATTCCACCGGCTGCGGAATCCTCTTGATCTCGCATGATCTCCATGTCGTCATGGCGGAGACCGATACGGTCATTTGCCTCAATGGCCATGTCTGCTGCCGTGGCACGCCGGAGACGGTCAGCCAGAGCCCGGAATATGTGCGACTCTTCGGCACCCGTGCGGCAAAGACGCTCGCCGTTTACAGCCACCACCACGACCACACGCATCTGCCGGACGGCCGCGTGCTGCATTCAGATGGTTCGGTGACGGATCATTGCCATCCCGACGACGGCCATCACCACGATCACGATCACTTCGATGACGAGCGCCACCATCATGCGGGAGAGCGCCATGCTTGA
- a CDS encoding zinc ABC transporter substrate-binding protein: MKMAIGLSLAISAVLLAGASKAADAPAVVTSIKPIHSLVSAIMQGIGTPELIVDGPASPHTYNLKPSDASALQSAKVIFWVGPGLEAFLEKPLESLGSGASIAELEDAPGLVKLKFREGGAFEPHGDGDEAEAGHKHEEAGHDHDTHAQDDHAHGEFDTHLWLDPMNAKAMAAQITTTLVAADPANALTYQANAKALDGKIDALDQEITGIIAPVKDRPFIVFHDAYQYFEHRYGVRVAGSITVSPENMPGAERVSEIHKKVADLSATCVFAEPQFEPRLVGVVIEGTNAKAGVLDPEAATLEAGPDLYFTMMRGIANSLKDCLSRES; the protein is encoded by the coding sequence ATGAAAATGGCTATCGGCCTTTCCCTGGCGATCTCGGCAGTCCTGCTGGCCGGCGCATCCAAGGCGGCGGATGCACCGGCTGTCGTAACCTCGATCAAGCCGATCCATTCGCTGGTTTCGGCAATCATGCAGGGCATCGGGACGCCCGAACTCATCGTCGATGGCCCCGCCTCACCGCATACCTACAATCTCAAGCCGTCGGACGCGAGCGCACTGCAGAGCGCCAAGGTGATCTTCTGGGTTGGTCCCGGCCTCGAAGCGTTCCTCGAAAAGCCGCTGGAATCGCTGGGCTCCGGCGCCAGCATCGCCGAGCTGGAGGATGCGCCAGGCCTCGTGAAGCTGAAGTTCCGCGAAGGCGGCGCCTTCGAACCGCACGGTGATGGCGACGAGGCGGAAGCCGGACATAAGCATGAAGAGGCCGGGCACGATCATGACACGCATGCGCAAGACGATCACGCTCACGGCGAATTTGACACGCACCTCTGGCTCGACCCGATGAACGCCAAGGCCATGGCTGCGCAAATCACCACGACGCTGGTGGCCGCCGATCCCGCCAACGCGCTGACCTACCAGGCCAATGCCAAGGCCCTCGACGGAAAGATCGATGCGCTCGACCAGGAAATTACCGGCATCATTGCCCCGGTGAAGGACAGGCCTTTCATCGTCTTTCACGACGCCTATCAGTATTTCGAGCACCGTTATGGCGTCCGCGTCGCTGGCTCCATTACGGTGAGCCCGGAAAACATGCCCGGCGCCGAGCGCGTATCGGAGATCCACAAAAAGGTTGCCGACCTCAGCGCCACCTGCGTCTTCGCCGAACCGCAGTTCGAGCCGCGCCTGGTCGGCGTCGTCATCGAAGGAACCAATGCGAAAGCCGGCGTGCTCGACCCGGAGGCAGCAACGCTGGAGGCAGGTCCCGATCTTTATTTCACAATGATGCGCGGCATCGCCAACAGCTTGAAGGATTGCCTTTCGCGCGAAAGCTGA
- a CDS encoding adenylate/guanylate cyclase domain-containing protein — MSFSQSRICKGCWQQMRLPVPLHGLASIPFRAFGIRPSRMNPNTCTICELMFTRVMKARKINVDVSVLFADLRGYTTLSQSLSADIVSSLLDDFYDECATAIWEYDGLLNKTVGDAIMAIFNFPIHHQDHAARAVLAAREIQRRCQLRRERHIAEGAGLDGSEFGVGIGIDSGEASFGEFGRSHRDLTAIGTVVNTAARAQSVADAGRILVTKAVCERAQSQTADSKGRAYRLKGFEKPIALYSI; from the coding sequence ATGTCGTTTTCTCAATCCAGGATTTGCAAGGGCTGCTGGCAGCAGATGCGTCTCCCGGTGCCCTTGCACGGACTGGCTTCCATTCCCTTCCGCGCCTTCGGCATACGGCCGAGCCGGATGAATCCGAACACCTGCACGATTTGCGAACTTATGTTCACGCGCGTGATGAAAGCCCGCAAGATTAATGTTGATGTATCCGTACTTTTTGCAGATCTGAGAGGCTATACGACGCTTTCGCAGTCGCTGTCGGCAGATATTGTCTCCTCGCTGCTGGATGATTTCTACGATGAATGCGCCACAGCAATTTGGGAATATGACGGCCTTCTCAACAAGACGGTCGGGGACGCCATCATGGCTATATTCAACTTTCCGATCCACCACCAGGACCACGCCGCACGTGCTGTGCTCGCTGCCCGGGAGATTCAGCGCCGCTGCCAGTTGCGTCGTGAACGTCACATCGCTGAAGGTGCCGGCCTGGACGGAAGTGAATTCGGTGTTGGTATAGGCATCGATTCCGGCGAGGCCAGCTTCGGAGAGTTCGGCCGATCGCATCGCGATCTGACTGCGATTGGAACTGTTGTGAATACGGCTGCTCGCGCGCAGTCGGTTGCTGACGCAGGGCGGATTCTCGTCACCAAGGCCGTTTGCGAGCGGGCGCAGAGCCAAACGGCCGACAGCAAAGGTCGGGCATATCGCTTGAAGGGCTTTGAGAAGCCGATTGCGCTTTACTCGATCTGA
- a CDS encoding glutathione S-transferase family protein yields MTITITAFERSPDRGKGLARDMRVRWALEEVGEPYEVRLLSFKALKKPAHLALHPFGQIPTYEEGDLALFESGAIVFHIAECHAGLLPDDANARARAITWMFAALNTVETPIFDRALSKILERDEPWYEQRLRVLEDSIRKRLGGLSSRLGDAAWLDGEFSAGDLLMVSVLLRLKGSGILEEYPNLFAYVARGEARPAYKRAFAAQLAVFTAASTG; encoded by the coding sequence ATGACTATTACGATTACGGCCTTTGAACGGTCGCCCGATAGAGGCAAGGGACTGGCGCGCGACATGCGCGTTCGCTGGGCGCTCGAAGAAGTTGGCGAGCCTTACGAAGTTCGCCTGCTTTCGTTTAAAGCGTTGAAGAAACCCGCGCATCTCGCGCTACATCCTTTCGGGCAGATCCCGACCTATGAAGAAGGCGATCTCGCCCTGTTCGAGTCGGGGGCAATCGTGTTCCATATCGCGGAGTGCCATGCAGGTTTGCTGCCAGACGATGCGAATGCCCGGGCACGGGCGATCACATGGATGTTCGCGGCGCTCAATACGGTCGAAACGCCGATCTTCGACCGCGCCCTCTCCAAGATTCTCGAGCGCGACGAGCCTTGGTACGAGCAACGTCTGCGTGTGCTCGAAGACAGCATTCGGAAGCGGCTGGGCGGCCTTTCCAGTCGTCTTGGCGATGCCGCCTGGCTGGACGGCGAGTTCAGCGCCGGTGACCTTCTGATGGTGTCGGTGCTGCTCAGGTTGAAAGGATCCGGTATACTGGAGGAATATCCGAACCTTTTCGCCTATGTCGCCCGCGGTGAAGCGCGGCCCGCATACAAGCGTGCTTTCGCCGCTCAGTTGGCGGTCTTCACTGCCGCATCGACCGGCTGA
- a CDS encoding glycoside hydrolase family 43 protein — MIRNPVLPGFNPDPSICRVGDDYYIATSTFEWYPGVQIHHSRDLVNWTLVRRPLERQSQLDMRGNPDSCGVWAPCLSYADGQFWLVYTDVKRFDGNFKDAHNYIVTSPTIEARWSDPVYVNSSGFDPSLFHDDDGRKWFLNMQWNHRTESYGGAPKHPAFDGILLQEWDPVTKALKGPIRNIFAGSPLGLVEGPHLFKRNGYYYLTTAEGGTGYDHAVTMARSRNIAGSYEMHPNIHLITSKDNPEAVLQRAGHGQYVETPDGQVYHTHLCGRPLPPKRRCTLGRETNLQKCVWKADDWLYLENGTTVPDVEVPGPKGAVSTEKPIRTEYSFDGGTLPADFQWLRTPKPQRIFDLTARPGHLRLIARESIGSWFEQALVARRQEHHSFRAETVVEFDPDTYQQVAGLTHYYNRHKLHAIGVTLHEKLGRCVTILSCNGDYPNGRLSFPAGSGVALPAEGRVQLSMEIRDNDLQFFWQTEGKGAWQPIGAVLDAGVVSDEGGRGEHGSFTGAFAGVFAFDTSGRAKTADFDWFSYEEL, encoded by the coding sequence ATGATCCGCAACCCCGTTCTGCCGGGCTTCAATCCCGATCCGTCTATCTGCCGCGTCGGCGACGATTATTACATCGCGACATCGACCTTCGAATGGTATCCGGGCGTGCAGATCCATCATTCGCGCGATCTGGTGAACTGGACACTGGTGCGCCGTCCGCTGGAGCGCCAATCGCAGCTCGACATGCGCGGCAATCCTGATAGCTGCGGCGTATGGGCGCCGTGTCTTTCCTATGCCGATGGGCAGTTCTGGCTGGTGTATACAGACGTCAAGCGCTTCGACGGCAACTTCAAGGACGCGCACAACTACATTGTCACCTCGCCGACAATCGAGGCCCGCTGGTCTGATCCGGTCTACGTCAACTCCTCCGGTTTCGACCCCTCGCTCTTCCATGACGACGATGGCCGCAAGTGGTTTCTCAACATGCAGTGGAACCACCGCACGGAAAGCTATGGCGGTGCGCCCAAGCATCCAGCCTTCGATGGCATCCTGCTGCAGGAATGGGATCCGGTGACGAAGGCGCTGAAGGGTCCGATCAGAAACATTTTCGCCGGCAGCCCGCTCGGCCTCGTCGAGGGCCCGCATCTCTTCAAGCGCAACGGCTACTATTATCTAACGACCGCCGAAGGCGGCACGGGCTATGATCATGCGGTCACCATGGCGCGTTCGCGCAACATTGCCGGTTCCTACGAGATGCATCCGAATATCCATCTCATCACTTCCAAGGACAATCCGGAAGCCGTTCTGCAGCGGGCAGGGCACGGGCAGTATGTCGAGACGCCCGATGGGCAAGTCTATCACACCCATCTCTGCGGGCGGCCGCTCCCGCCGAAGCGCCGCTGCACGCTTGGCCGCGAAACCAATCTCCAGAAATGCGTGTGGAAGGCGGACGACTGGCTCTACCTCGAAAACGGCACGACGGTGCCCGATGTCGAAGTTCCGGGTCCCAAGGGTGCAGTTAGCACCGAAAAACCCATTCGCACCGAATACAGTTTCGATGGCGGCACGTTACCTGCGGATTTCCAGTGGCTGCGCACGCCGAAGCCGCAGCGCATCTTCGATCTCACGGCGCGCCCCGGCCATCTGCGCCTCATCGCCCGCGAAAGCATCGGCTCATGGTTCGAGCAGGCGCTCGTCGCCCGCCGCCAGGAGCATCACAGTTTCCGCGCCGAGACTGTTGTGGAGTTCGACCCGGACACCTACCAGCAGGTCGCCGGCCTGACGCATTACTACAATCGCCACAAGTTGCATGCCATAGGCGTGACGCTGCACGAGAAACTCGGCCGCTGCGTCACCATCCTTTCCTGCAACGGGGATTATCCAAACGGTCGACTGAGCTTTCCGGCTGGCAGCGGCGTCGCCCTTCCAGCGGAAGGCCGCGTGCAGCTTTCCATGGAAATCCGCGACAACGACCTGCAGTTCTTCTGGCAGACGGAAGGAAAGGGCGCCTGGCAGCCGATCGGCGCGGTTCTCGATGCCGGCGTCGTCTCCGACGAGGGTGGCCGCGGAGAGCACGGCTCCTTCACCGGTGCCTTCGCCGGCGTCTTCGCCTTCGACACATCGGGCCGCGCCAAGACAGCCGATTTCGACTGGTTCAGTTATGAAGAGCTTTGA
- a CDS encoding Fur family transcriptional regulator → MNAPQLTKNQALVFDVLEKADGPLSAYTILDKLRDHGFRAPLQVYRALEKLLEYGVVHRLESINSFVVCAHPNENCHSHGTVAFAICESCGHVMEFHDHDVDNRLMNWTRGKKFKAEKTTIEIRGLCETCAA, encoded by the coding sequence ATGAACGCACCTCAACTGACCAAGAACCAGGCGCTGGTCTTCGACGTGCTGGAAAAGGCCGACGGCCCGCTCAGCGCCTATACCATCCTCGACAAGTTGCGCGACCACGGGTTCCGCGCCCCTCTGCAGGTCTACCGTGCGTTGGAGAAGCTGCTCGAATATGGCGTCGTGCATCGGCTGGAGAGTATCAATTCCTTCGTTGTCTGCGCTCATCCGAACGAGAATTGCCACAGCCACGGCACCGTTGCCTTCGCGATTTGCGAAAGCTGCGGCCATGTTATGGAATTCCACGATCACGACGTCGATAACCGGCTGATGAACTGGACCCGCGGCAAGAAGTTCAAGGCGGAGAAGACGACGATCGAAATCCGCGGTCTTTGCGAGACCTGCGCCGCCTAG
- the znuB gene encoding zinc ABC transporter permease subunit ZnuB, whose amino-acid sequence MLDDFFVRAILAGVGLALTTGPLGCFIIWRRMAYFGDTIAHSALLGVALSLLFEFNLTLAVFAVAATVSILLLFLQKRQALSADALLGILSHATLAIGLVMVAFMSWVRIDLIAFLFGDILAVAKSDIALIWGGGFFVVAAIAWLWRPLLASTVNPELAEAEGLQPERAKLFFMLLMAIVIAIAMKIVGIMLITSLLIIPAAAARRFSSTPEFMAVLASLIGAAAVVGGLFGSLTYDTPSGPSIVVAALILFIFSLLPRLGRKEPQGQGS is encoded by the coding sequence ATGCTTGACGATTTCTTCGTCCGCGCGATCCTTGCCGGTGTCGGCCTGGCGCTCACAACCGGGCCGCTCGGCTGCTTCATCATCTGGCGGCGCATGGCCTATTTCGGCGATACGATCGCTCATTCCGCGCTGCTTGGTGTTGCGCTGTCGCTGCTCTTTGAGTTCAACCTGACGTTAGCCGTCTTTGCTGTTGCGGCGACAGTTTCGATCCTGTTGCTCTTCTTGCAGAAGCGGCAGGCGCTGTCGGCCGATGCGCTGCTCGGCATCTTGTCGCACGCGACGCTGGCGATCGGGCTCGTCATGGTCGCCTTCATGAGTTGGGTGCGCATCGACCTCATCGCCTTCCTTTTCGGCGATATCCTCGCCGTCGCGAAAAGCGATATCGCGTTGATCTGGGGCGGCGGCTTCTTCGTCGTCGCTGCAATCGCCTGGCTCTGGCGTCCGCTGTTGGCGTCGACCGTCAACCCCGAGCTTGCCGAAGCCGAGGGGCTGCAACCGGAACGGGCGAAGCTCTTTTTCATGCTCCTGATGGCGATCGTCATCGCCATTGCCATGAAGATCGTCGGCATAATGCTGATCACGTCGCTGCTGATCATCCCGGCGGCCGCGGCCCGCCGTTTCTCGTCGACACCGGAGTTCATGGCCGTTCTCGCGTCTCTGATCGGTGCTGCCGCCGTCGTCGGCGGCCTGTTCGGCTCGCTCACCTACGATACCCCGTCAGGCCCGTCGATCGTGGTTGCCGCACTCATTCTCTTCATCTTCAGCCTGCTGCCGCGGCTGGGGCGCAAGGAACCGCAAGGACAAGGCTCATGA